A single Opisthocomus hoazin isolate bOpiHoa1 chromosome 1, bOpiHoa1.hap1, whole genome shotgun sequence DNA region contains:
- the LOC104335509 gene encoding OX-2 membrane glycoprotein-like, whose translation MTRNGCVSYSYVISGRGNVPRVRAKSIKKGKLRSMDQSLVRLAEGTAKMMVACLLLSSIYTVVSGSVQVMHRKIQSVQAGGNITFSCRSVTKEDVLQVTWQKETDGAEDNIATYSTLNGQKIAKGYVGHVRFSHSELQASAISLHGVTLQDEGCYKCIFNTFPSGAVTGRMCLKVYAISDHKAEAKLIPSPDKAEDSEKVVGMSCSATGKPAPKITWHLPSVLQQKPREYHIRLGNQTVTVISNFTHTLSKTLQEYPIACVIHHPSLNVTLVLPMDSLVKGLDSRVAPTIAIAVGVLVPLTSLLLLACLLRRYLRHLRDPERNPAWPCWVLPACTKAQKCRQYGAAGRQAPTVAPSPGALLNT comes from the exons ATGACTCGTAATGGCTGTGTGAGCTATTCTTATGTCATCTCAG GGAGGGGGAATGTCCCTAGAGTAAGAGCGAAGTCTATAAAAAAGGGGAAGCTGCGCTCAATGGATCAGTCTCTCGTTCGTCTCGCTGAGGGCACCGCTAAGATGATGGTCGCTTGCCTGCTCCTCTCCAGCATCTACACCGTTGTGTCAG GCTCTGTGCAGGTGATGCACAGAAAGATCCAGTCGGTCCAGGCAGGAGGAAACATTACTTTTTCATGCCGGTCTGTCACAAAAGAAGATGTGCTACAGGTGACCTGGCAGAAGGAGACGGACGGAGCTGAAGACAATATAGCAACTTACAGTACGCTGAATGGCCAAAAGATAGCAAAGGGCTATGTCGGCCACGTGAGATTTTCCCACAGTGAATTACAAGCCTCGGCCATCTCCCTTCACGGAGTCACCCTCCAAGACGAAGGATGCTACAAGTGCATCTTCAACACATTTCCCTCGGGGGCTGTCACCGGCAGGATGTGTCTCAAGGTTTACG CCATCTCGGACCACAAAGCAGAAGCTAAGCTTATACCCAGTCCAGACAAGGCTGAGGACTCAGAGAAAGTGGTGGGGATGAGCTGCTCAGCAACAGGGAAGCCAGCTCCAAAaatcacctggcatcttcctagtgTCCTTCAGCAGAAACCAAGGGAGTACCACATCAGACTCGGCAACCAGACCGTGACAGTCATCAGCAATTTCACCCACACCCTCTCCAAAACCCTCCAGGAGTACCCCATCGCCTGTGTGATCCATCACCCCTCTCTGAATGTGACCCTGGTCCTGCCGATGGACAGCCTGGTGAAGG GTCTGGACAGCAGGGTGGCACCAACTATTGCCATTGCAGTGGGGGTGCTGGTCCCCCTGACTTCCCTCCTTCTTCTCGCCTGCCTCCTCCGCCGCTACCTCAGGCACCTACGTGACCCGGAAAGAAACCCAGCCTGGCCATGCTGG GTCCTTCCTGCCTGTACCAAGGCCCAGAAGTGCAGGCAGTACGGAGCTGCGGGCCGGCAGGCTCCCACAGTGGCCCCCAGCCCTGGCGCGCTGCTGAACACCTGA